A window of Actinomadura viridis genomic DNA:
CGCCGCGCACCGGCCCGACCTGGTGGTGTCCGCCGGGTTCATGAAGATCCTCGGACCCCGGTTCCTGGCCCGGTTCGGCGGCCGGACGATCAACACCCACCCCGCGCTGCTGCCGTCCTTCCCGGGGGCGCACGCCGTGCGGGACGCCCTGGCGTACGGGGTGAAGGTGACGGGCTGTACGGTGCACCTCGTCGACGAAGGCGTGGACACCGGGCCCGTCATCGCCCAGGAGGCCGTGCCCGTGCGCTGGCACGACGACGAAGACTCCCTGCACGAACGCATCAAGCAGGTGGAGCGCCGGCTCATGGTCGAGGTCGTGGGGCGGCTCGCCCGTGACGGCTGGACCCAG
This region includes:
- the purN gene encoding phosphoribosylglycinamide formyltransferase — its product is MVSARLVVLVSGAGTNLQALLDACADPAYGARVVAVGADRDGTGGVRRAESAGLPTFTVRIPDFADRDAWDEALADAVAAHRPDLVVSAGFMKILGPRFLARFGGRTINTHPALLPSFPGAHAVRDALAYGVKVTGCTVHLVDEGVDTGPVIAQEAVPVRWHDDEDSLHERIKQVERRLMVEVVGRLARDGWTQQGRRVSMKCRTCDTSADDEGSTPGDSGRE